TCGTAGTACTTTTCGCTGAGCTTGCGCACGATCTCGGTGAAACCTGAGCCGTTCCACGTCGACTGCACGACGACGCCGACGCGGCTGGCGCGCGGCAACTTCTCGACCTCGTCGGCGCTGGTGATGCACCACGCTCCGGGGACGTGCGAGAGCGTCCCTTTCACCTCCGGATGGTTGGGATCGCCGATGACGACGATCTTGTAGCCCTCGTCGCGCAGCTTCTCGGCCTGGACGTGGATCTTGGTGACCATCGGGCAGGTCGCGTCGATGACGGTCAGCCCGCGCTCCTTGGCACGGTCGAGCACCTCGACCGGCAGGCCGTGCGCGCGGACGAACATCGTCTCGGTGTCGACCTCGTCGACGGTGGTCGCGTTCTTGAGCCCTTTCGCTTCGAGCTCGGCGACCATCTGCGGGTTGTGCACGACGTGGCCGAGCGTGGTCACGCCGGCGCCGAGCCGTTCGACCGCCTCCTCGGCCTTCTTGACCGTGATGGCGACGCCGAAGCAGAAGCCCTGCGTCTTGGCCCGCTTGATGATCACCGGTAGCTCCCCTCGAGCGCGCGGATCCGCTGCATGATCTCGGCCGCTCCCTTCTCCAAATCGCCTCCGTCCGACTGCCGGTTCCGCTCGATGCGGACGGGATCGCCGAAGATCACGGTCACTCGCCTGAACGGCCTGAGCTTGCGCGTCCCGACGATCGCCGCCGGAACGACCGGCGCGCCCGACGCCGCGGCCAGAAACGCCGCGCCGGCCTTCTCCTCGTTGGTCCCGCTCACGTTGCGGCCGCCCTCGGGGAAGATCCCGACCGCGCGGCCTTCCTTCAAGAGCCGCAGCGAGGCGCGCAGCGCGGCGGTCCCGCCGGCCTGGCGGTCGACGGGATAGGCGTTCAGGCGCGGGATGAGCTGCTTGATCACCGGCATCGCGAACAGCTCTTTCTTCGCCATGTACGCGACCGGCCGCGGGAGCGCGATACCGAGCAGCGGCGGATCGAAATTCGATATGTGGTTCGCCGCGACGATGAGCGGGCCGGTTTTCGGAACCTTCTCCGCGCCGACGACGCGAAAGCGGAACAGCGTGCGGGCGATCCCGGTCACCACGACTTTCGCGACGTCGTAGAACGTCACGCGCGCGCGCCGCCCATCGCGGCGCGCATCCGCGCGACGACGTCCTCCGGCTGCAGATCGGTCGAGTCGATCGTAATCGCGTCCGCCGCGGCGCGCAGCGGCGAGACCGCCCGCGTCGAATCGAGCCGATCGCGCTCGACGATCTGCGCTCGCACTTCCTCAAACGGCACGTCGATGCCGCGCTCGTGAAACTCGGCCTGGCGCCGGCGCGCGCGCTCGTCGACGGACGCAGTGAGAAAAAACTTGTGCCGCGCGTCGGGCAGAACGACGGTGCCGATGTCACGTCCCGCCATGACGACAGGCCCTTCCTCCGCG
This Candidatus Eremiobacterota bacterium DNA region includes the following protein-coding sequences:
- the ispH gene encoding 4-hydroxy-3-methylbut-2-enyl diphosphate reductase, coding for MIIKRAKTQGFCFGVAITVKKAEEAVERLGAGVTTLGHVVHNPQMVAELEAKGLKNATTVDEVDTETMFVRAHGLPVEVLDRAKERGLTVIDATCPMVTKIHVQAEKLRDEGYKIVVIGDPNHPEVKGTLSHVPGAWCITSADEVEKLPRASRVGVVVQSTWNGSGFTEIVRKLSEKYYEVRAINTICTDTKNRQSEVDSLSREVEVMVVVGGKTSANTKHLAELAAMNGARAYHVEGPDELQGDWFAGVETAGLMSGASTPGWLVDRVADRMDALAGGRR
- a CDS encoding 1-acyl-sn-glycerol-3-phosphate acyltransferase, whose product is MVTGIARTLFRFRVVGAEKVPKTGPLIVAANHISNFDPPLLGIALPRPVAYMAKKELFAMPVIKQLIPRLNAYPVDRQAGGTAALRASLRLLKEGRAVGIFPEGGRNVSGTNEEKAGAAFLAAASGAPVVPAAIVGTRKLRPFRRVTVIFGDPVRIERNRQSDGGDLEKGAAEIMQRIRALEGSYR